In Microbispora sp. ZYX-F-249, a genomic segment contains:
- a CDS encoding suppressor of fused domain protein: MDTTVVLTSPNPYGSRTLTIEADRTSSVAYLRDAKGIVHGAVWLANHVPAPAEADLARAGAGLPPVMPEAHTAHPSGRPPLDAEALSVLWFEEGDGVALYENDTLLAVIPAWADLERGMPGYARDAVGESPFAWPLGEALEGLSPRVAKARAYWQWRQAEGSWATYQQFVLGHLDGRLGPPGRYWDVGGDRFPMVGVSERPPTFTRDYTVLSTVGMSCQRMPAAEMYDTACRVELALATRQDPRVAARLFAWLGQYPWRSVTWLGHGHTARWFQKPVTFPLDGGHQGVLMLTDPPGLPDMSGFVFGGDAVRWLWLLPLTESELRLVADHGHRAISERLAMTSRI; the protein is encoded by the coding sequence GTGGACACCACTGTCGTGCTCACCAGCCCCAACCCCTACGGGAGCCGCACACTGACGATCGAAGCCGACCGGACCTCCTCCGTAGCTTACCTTCGCGACGCGAAGGGGATCGTCCACGGAGCGGTCTGGCTGGCCAACCACGTCCCCGCACCCGCCGAGGCCGATCTCGCCCGGGCGGGCGCCGGGCTGCCGCCGGTGATGCCCGAGGCGCACACCGCGCACCCCTCCGGCCGGCCGCCCCTCGACGCGGAGGCGCTGTCGGTGCTGTGGTTCGAGGAGGGCGACGGCGTCGCCCTGTACGAGAACGACACGCTCCTGGCGGTCATTCCGGCGTGGGCCGACCTGGAGCGCGGCATGCCCGGGTACGCGCGCGACGCCGTCGGGGAGTCGCCGTTCGCCTGGCCCCTCGGCGAGGCGCTGGAGGGCCTGTCGCCCCGGGTGGCCAAGGCCCGCGCGTACTGGCAGTGGCGGCAGGCGGAGGGCAGCTGGGCCACCTACCAGCAGTTCGTGCTCGGCCACCTCGACGGCAGGCTCGGACCGCCGGGTCGTTACTGGGACGTCGGCGGCGACCGGTTCCCCATGGTCGGGGTCAGCGAGCGGCCGCCCACGTTCACCCGGGACTACACGGTCCTGTCCACCGTGGGCATGAGCTGCCAGCGGATGCCCGCCGCGGAGATGTACGACACGGCGTGCCGGGTGGAACTCGCGCTGGCGACCAGGCAGGATCCGAGGGTCGCCGCACGACTGTTCGCCTGGCTGGGGCAGTATCCGTGGCGCTCGGTGACGTGGCTGGGGCACGGGCACACGGCCCGCTGGTTCCAGAAGCCGGTCACGTTCCCGCTGGACGGCGGGCACCAGGGGGTGCTCATGCTGACGGACCCGCCCGGCCTGCCAGACATGTCTGGATTCGTCTTTGGCGGCGACGCCGTACGGTGGCTGTGGTTGCTCCCGCTCACCGAGTCCGAGCTGCGCCTCGTGGCCGACCACGGTCACCGGGCGATCAGCGAACGGCTGGCGATGACCAGCCGGATCTGA
- a CDS encoding phosphatidate cytidylyltransferase: MDGTAAAGDRNPAGGPAGPSGAGHGPETGGRTGTGPGAGQASASNGLAGAGADHGGAQSGAAGSGPGTAATPGGPPGPAATNAAAPQGDAAKKGRTGRNLPAAVGVGVALGAAVIGSLYTVKVAFLAVVLLAVGVGIHEIVKAFGGFGIRVPLPPLLAGMAAMVIGPYWGGTTFLVGAFGVTVMVLLTWRMFQGAEGFVRDATAAVFVAVYPALLAGFVPLLLAPKDGADRVIVFVAVTVCSDIGGYFAGIFLGKHRMSPLISPKKTWEGFAGSTLACVVGGALLVHFLLQGEYWEGAVVGLAGVVCATLGDLVESVIKRDIGIKDMGTLLPGHGGAMDRLDSLLFTLVPVWLLLTLLVPVA; encoded by the coding sequence GTGGACGGAACTGCTGCCGCCGGCGACCGGAACCCGGCGGGGGGCCCGGCGGGCCCCTCCGGTGCCGGACACGGTCCCGAGACGGGCGGTCGCACCGGCACCGGTCCGGGTGCCGGGCAGGCTTCCGCGTCGAACGGGCTCGCCGGTGCCGGCGCGGACCATGGTGGCGCGCAGAGCGGGGCCGCCGGTTCCGGCCCGGGCACGGCCGCCACGCCGGGCGGTCCTCCGGGCCCGGCGGCCACGAATGCCGCGGCCCCGCAGGGTGACGCCGCCAAGAAGGGCCGTACCGGCCGCAACCTCCCGGCCGCCGTGGGGGTCGGCGTCGCGCTCGGCGCGGCGGTCATCGGCTCGCTCTACACCGTCAAGGTCGCCTTCCTGGCCGTGGTCCTGCTGGCCGTCGGCGTCGGCATCCACGAGATCGTCAAGGCGTTCGGCGGGTTCGGCATCCGGGTGCCGCTGCCGCCCCTGCTGGCCGGCATGGCGGCCATGGTGATCGGGCCCTACTGGGGTGGCACGACGTTCCTGGTCGGCGCGTTCGGCGTGACCGTGATGGTGCTGCTGACCTGGCGCATGTTCCAGGGAGCCGAAGGCTTCGTCAGGGACGCGACCGCTGCCGTGTTCGTCGCGGTCTATCCGGCGCTGCTCGCGGGCTTCGTGCCGCTGCTGCTGGCCCCCAAGGACGGGGCGGACCGGGTGATCGTCTTCGTCGCGGTCACCGTGTGCAGCGACATCGGCGGCTACTTCGCCGGGATCTTCCTCGGCAAGCACCGGATGTCGCCGCTCATCAGCCCGAAGAAGACCTGGGAGGGCTTCGCCGGGTCCACCCTCGCCTGCGTCGTGGGGGGCGCGTTACTGGTGCACTTCCTGTTGCAGGGTGAGTACTGGGAAGGCGCGGTCGTCGGCCTGGCCGGAGTGGTGTGCGCGACGCTCGGCGACCTGGTCGAGTCGGTCATCAAGCGCGACATCGGCATCAAGGACATGGGCACGCTGCTGCCGGGGCACGGCGGGGCCATGGACCGCCTCGACTCGCTGCTGTTCACGCTCGTCCCCGTGTGGCTGCTGCTCACGCTCCTGGTCCCGGTGGCCTGA
- the frr gene encoding ribosome recycling factor, protein MIDDTLLEAEEKMDKAVTVAKDDFASIRTGRVTPSMFNKITVDYYGSPTPIQQLASFHVPEARMVLVQPYDKGSLNAVERAIRDSDLGVNPSNDGTVIRVVFPELSEERRKEYIKVARNKAEHGRVSVRNIRRHAKEILDKLVKDGEAGEDEVHRAVKELDDLTQKHVAKIDELLKHKEAELLEV, encoded by the coding sequence GTGATCGACGATACCCTCCTCGAGGCCGAGGAGAAGATGGACAAGGCGGTGACGGTCGCCAAGGACGACTTCGCGAGCATCCGCACCGGCCGCGTCACGCCCTCGATGTTCAACAAAATCACCGTTGACTACTACGGGTCGCCGACGCCGATCCAGCAGCTCGCGTCGTTCCACGTCCCCGAGGCGCGCATGGTGCTCGTGCAGCCCTATGACAAGGGCTCGCTGAACGCGGTCGAGAGGGCCATCCGCGACAGCGACCTCGGCGTCAACCCCAGCAACGACGGCACCGTGATCCGCGTGGTGTTCCCCGAGCTGTCGGAGGAGCGCCGCAAGGAGTACATCAAGGTCGCCCGCAACAAGGCGGAGCACGGCCGGGTGTCGGTGCGGAACATCCGCCGGCACGCCAAGGAGATCCTCGACAAGCTCGTCAAGGACGGCGAGGCGGGCGAGGACGAGGTCCATCGTGCGGTCAAGGAGCTCGACGACCTCACCCAGAAGCACGTCGCGAAGATCGACGAGTTGCTGAAGCACAAGGAAGCCGAGCTGCTCGAGGTCTGA
- the pyrH gene encoding UMP kinase, with amino-acid sequence MQENTRPATPAASSYDGPLRWKRVMLKLSGEAFAGGESLGIDPRVVAQLADSVAEAVREGVQVAVVVGGGNMFRGAALSQGGMDRARADYMGMLGTVINCLALQDFLEKRGIDTRVQTAITMQQVAEPFLPRRAIRHLEKGRVVIFGAGLGSPFFSTDTCAAQRALEIGAEALLKGTQVDGVYDSDPRKNPDAVRFDQLEYGEVLTRGLGVMDATAISLCMDNGLPIVVFDLMGEGNILRAVRGEKIGTLVSPAGK; translated from the coding sequence GTGCAGGAGAACACCAGACCCGCCACGCCGGCGGCTTCGTCGTACGACGGGCCGCTGCGCTGGAAGCGGGTGATGCTGAAGCTGTCGGGCGAGGCGTTCGCGGGCGGCGAGTCGCTCGGCATCGACCCGCGTGTCGTCGCCCAGCTGGCGGACTCGGTCGCCGAAGCGGTCCGTGAGGGCGTGCAGGTGGCGGTCGTCGTCGGCGGCGGCAACATGTTCCGCGGCGCGGCGCTGTCGCAGGGCGGCATGGACCGCGCCCGGGCCGACTACATGGGCATGCTCGGGACCGTCATCAACTGCCTCGCTCTGCAGGACTTCCTGGAGAAGCGCGGCATAGACACCCGCGTACAGACGGCGATCACGATGCAGCAGGTCGCCGAGCCGTTCCTGCCGCGCCGCGCGATCCGCCACCTGGAGAAGGGGCGCGTGGTGATCTTCGGCGCCGGCCTCGGCTCGCCGTTCTTCTCGACCGACACCTGCGCCGCGCAGCGCGCGCTGGAGATCGGCGCCGAGGCGTTGCTCAAGGGCACCCAGGTCGACGGCGTGTACGACTCGGACCCGCGCAAGAACCCCGACGCGGTCCGGTTCGACCAGCTTGAGTACGGTGAGGTGCTGACGCGGGGTCTCGGGGTCATGGACGCCACCGCGATCAGCCTGTGCATGGACAACGGCCTGCCCATCGTGGTCTTCGACCTCATGGGCGAGGGCAACATCCTCCGGGCGGTCCGTGGTGAGAAGATCGGCACGCTGGTGAGTCCGGCAGGGAAGTAG
- the tsf gene encoding translation elongation factor Ts gives MASVNMADVKRLRELTAAGMMDCKKALEESEGDFDKAVDILRLKGAKDVGKREARTASNGLVAVKHEGDSLAALLELNCETDFVAKNERFQELAAEIVAHIVATKPGDVPTLLESQLGGKTVKELLDEANAALGEKIEIRRFSLLEGGFITSYMHKTDPQLPPAVGVLVQLDTPNAEVAKDIAQHTAAMAPKYLSPAEVPAEVVEKERSLFEQMTREEGKPEAAIPKIVDGRVNGWYKDFTLLEQAFVKDNKKTIKKVAEEAGVKVLAFTRYKVGQA, from the coding sequence ATGGCTTCCGTAAACATGGCCGACGTCAAGCGCCTTCGTGAGCTGACCGCCGCCGGCATGATGGACTGCAAGAAGGCGCTCGAGGAGTCCGAGGGCGACTTCGACAAGGCCGTTGACATCCTGCGCCTGAAGGGCGCCAAGGACGTCGGCAAGCGCGAGGCCCGCACCGCGTCGAACGGCCTGGTCGCCGTCAAGCACGAGGGCGACTCCCTCGCGGCGCTGCTGGAGCTCAACTGCGAGACCGACTTCGTCGCCAAGAACGAGCGCTTCCAGGAGCTCGCGGCCGAGATCGTCGCGCACATCGTCGCGACCAAGCCCGGCGACGTGCCGACCCTGCTCGAGTCCCAGCTGGGCGGCAAGACCGTCAAGGAGCTGCTCGACGAGGCCAACGCGGCGCTCGGCGAGAAGATCGAGATCCGCCGGTTCTCGCTGCTGGAGGGTGGCTTCATCACCTCCTACATGCACAAGACCGACCCGCAGCTCCCGCCGGCCGTGGGCGTGCTCGTGCAGCTCGACACGCCGAACGCCGAGGTCGCCAAGGACATCGCGCAGCACACCGCCGCGATGGCGCCGAAGTACCTGAGCCCCGCCGAGGTGCCCGCCGAGGTCGTCGAGAAGGAGCGGTCGCTCTTCGAGCAGATGACCCGCGAGGAGGGCAAGCCCGAGGCCGCCATCCCGAAGATCGTCGACGGCCGGGTCAACGGCTGGTACAAGGACTTCACCCTGCTCGAGCAGGCGTTCGTGAAGGACAACAAGAAGACGATCAAGAAGGTCGCGGAGGAGGCCGGCGTCAAGGTCCTGGCCTTCACCCGTTACAAGGTCGGCCAGGCTTAG
- the rpsB gene encoding 30S ribosomal protein S2 codes for MAPVVTMRQLLESGVHFGHQTRRWNPKMKRFIFTERNGIYIIDLQKSLSFIDRAYDFVKETVAHGGTIMFIGTKKQAQESIVEQASRVGMPYVNQRWLGGMLTNFSTVHKRLQRLKELEELDFDNVAGSGLTKKELLMRRREKEKLERTLGGIRDMARVPSAVWVVDTKKEHIAINEAKKLGIPVVAILDTNCDPDEVDYPIPGNDDAIRAVSLLTRVIADAVADGLMTRAGAGRGDEKPAGVAAAEPLAEWERELLEGGEAAPAAETAEAPAAEAPAAEAPAAEAPAAEQPAQDEQA; via the coding sequence ATGGCCCCTGTCGTCACCATGCGACAGCTGCTGGAGAGCGGCGTCCACTTCGGCCACCAGACCCGTCGGTGGAACCCGAAGATGAAGCGCTTCATCTTCACCGAGCGCAACGGCATCTACATCATCGACCTGCAGAAGTCGCTGTCGTTCATCGACCGTGCCTACGACTTCGTGAAGGAGACCGTCGCGCACGGCGGCACCATCATGTTCATCGGCACGAAGAAGCAGGCGCAGGAGTCGATCGTCGAGCAGGCGTCGCGCGTCGGCATGCCGTACGTGAACCAGCGCTGGCTGGGCGGCATGCTCACCAACTTCTCCACCGTGCACAAGAGGCTTCAGCGGCTGAAGGAGCTCGAGGAGCTCGACTTCGACAACGTGGCCGGCTCCGGGCTCACCAAGAAGGAGCTCCTGATGCGCCGCCGCGAGAAGGAGAAGCTGGAGCGCACCCTCGGCGGTATCCGTGACATGGCCCGCGTCCCGAGCGCGGTCTGGGTCGTGGACACCAAGAAGGAGCACATCGCGATCAACGAGGCCAAGAAGCTCGGCATCCCGGTTGTCGCGATCCTGGACACCAACTGCGACCCGGACGAGGTCGACTACCCGATCCCGGGCAACGACGACGCGATCCGCGCCGTCAGCCTCCTCACTCGGGTGATCGCCGACGCCGTCGCCGACGGCCTCATGACCCGTGCGGGCGCCGGCCGCGGCGACGAGAAGCCCGCGGGCGTCGCCGCCGCCGAGCCGCTGGCCGAGTGGGAGCGCGAGCTCCTCGAGGGCGGCGAGGCCGCTCCGGCCGCCGAGACCGCCGAGGCTCCCGCTGCCGAGGCCCCGGCTGCCGAGGCTCCGGCTGCCGAGGCTCCGGCCGCCGAGCAGCCCGCGCAGGACGAGCAGGCCTGA